In the Primulina eburnea isolate SZY01 unplaced genomic scaffold, ASM2296580v1 ctg739_ERROPOS11973397, whole genome shotgun sequence genome, one interval contains:
- the LOC140821678 gene encoding uncharacterized protein, with amino-acid sequence MALGLILGIGRAFRRKRTSSLDILTTKKCPRGFYKGKNCKPTGFHTRKGGYVVMPEKLPHYVVPDLTDFKLKPYVSQCAREVKSTEANSAK; translated from the exons ATGGCGCTAGGACTGATATTGGGAATAGGAAGGGCGTTTAGGAGGAAGCGGACCTCGTCACTTGATATTCTAACGACCAAGAAGTGTCCTCGAGGTTTTTACAAGGGAAAGAATTGCAAACCCACTGGCTTTCACACTCGGAAAG GTGGTTATGTGGTTATGCCTGAAAAGTTGCCGCACTATGTGGTACCAGATTTGACTGACTTCAAG CTAAAACCGTATGTATCTCAGTGTGCAAGAGAAGTTAAGTCGACTGAAGCCAATTCAGCTAAATGA
- the LOC140822129 gene encoding uncharacterized protein, which produces MAEDDTNGILIQGDTGQQTIDESTLYDVLNRLFSTIFFPDPDSDYASAPLLQRIKASLSVNIPLLCDASRNTGLRALLWTRRGGTFRALLVVSAGTIAVVTLTGLLVFMLFFFAATFNAVVISLLVSLAAAGGCLTLFFAFVAAIYFGALSVALFIISTAAISSVIAVLFATGWIGFILTLWLVAKKSIGVAKYSLLVTCSAVSAYSTAAWHSPNQNVSKKSD; this is translated from the exons ATGGCGGAGGATGATACCAACGGAATATTGATCCAAGGCGACACTGGGCAGCAAACAATTGACGAATCGACTCTTTACGATGTTCTCAATCGTTTGTTCTCAACGATCTTCTTCCCCGATCCGGATTCAGATTATGCTTCTGCTCCGCTGCTGCAGAGGATCAAAGCTTCGCTATCAGTTAATATTCCTCTGCTTTGTGATGCGTCGAGGAACACTGGTCTTCGTGCTCTTCTCTGGACTCGCCGCGGCGGAACCTTCCGTGCGCTTCTCGTAGTTTCA GCTGGGACAATAGCTGTTGTCACCTTGACAGGATTGTTAGTGTTCATGCTCTTCTTCTTTGCGGCGACCTTCAATGCTGTGGTCATATCCCTTCTCGTGTCTTTGGCAGCCGCTGGAGGATGCTTGACTCTATTCTTCGCCTTTGTGGCAGCCATTTACTTTGGGGCATTATCGGTTGCTTTATTTATCATTTCCACAGCAGCTATTTCTTCGGTTATAGCTGTTCTTTTTGCTACAG GTTGGATTGGATTCATTTTAACGCTGTGGCTGGTTGCAAAGAAAAGCATCGGTGTGGCTAAGTATTCCTTGTTGGTGACCTGTTCTGCGGTTTCAGCTTATTCTACAGCTGCTTGGCATTCCCCGAACCAAAATGTATCCAAGAAATCAGATTGA
- the LOC140822127 gene encoding pre-mRNA splicing factor SR-like 1 isoform X1: protein MSEIKSAGRSIDLLFEKVLCMNILSSDYFRDLLRLKTYHEVIDEIYTTVTHVEPWMTGNCRGPSTAFCLLYKFFTMKLTVKQMHGLLKHPDSPYIRAIGFLYLRYVADSKTIWSWYEPYLKDDEEFSPGSNGRMTTMGVYVRDLLLGQYYFDTLFPRIPVPVLRTIVTNLENMKLPTKHCGTTGETTRGSEETARRPPSVKAALSVSFGQRAPHRASTRDSSPVRRTITPSYDRVADSRQSSNHHRSQSHDLSDREYSDRDRDRDKDRERERERDNDRSRDRDHGRGRDRGRGRDRDRDRRPDYDRRSRNSYRRDYDRSEHEGHRRGEGSSLHSGSRSRSRSRSQSIHERIGYDQNREKAPASSNLAKLKDLYGDLNNQKEDAGKDKGRSRSSGTEEVIRLGGSSWR from the exons ATGTCTGAGATAAAATCAGCTGGAAGATCAATCGATCTACTATTTGAAAAGGTCCTGTGCATGAATATACTTTCTTCTGATTACTTTCGAGACCTTTTGAGATTGAAAACATATCATGAAGTCATTGATGAGATTTATACAACGGTTACACATGTGGAACCATGGATGACTGGCAACTGTCGGGGGCCTTCAACTGCATTCTGCCTTCTCTACAAATTCTTTACGATGAAACTCACTGTCAAGCAAATGCACGGCCTGTTGAAGCACCCAGATTCTCCCTACATAAGAGCA ATTGGATTTCTGTATTTACGATATGTTGCAGATTCAAAGACAATATGGAGTTGGTACGAACCATACCTAAAGGATGACGAG GAATTCTCTCCTGGTTCAAACGGCCGAATGACCACGATGGGTGTGTATGTACGTGATTTGCTTCTTGGACAG TATTACTTTGACACTCTTTTCCCACGGATCCCTGTTCCAGTTTTGCGAACCATTGTAACAAATCTTGAAAATATGAAACTACCTACAAAACATTGCGGAACTACTGGTGAGACCACTCGTGGATCTGAGGAGACTGCCAGGAGGCCACCTTCTGTCAAAGCTGCCCTTTCCGTCTCTTTTGGTCAGCGTGCTCCACACCGTGCATCAACTAGGGATTCATCTCCAGTTCGTCGAACAATAACTCCATCTTATGATAGAGTTGCCGATTCTAGACAGTCCTCCAATCACCATCGGAGCCAGAGCCATGATTTGTCAGATCGAGAATATTCAGACAGGGATCGGGACAGGGACAAAGACCGCGAGCGGGAAAGAGAGAGGGATAATGACCGTTCCCGTGACAGGGACCATGGGAGAGGTAGGGACAGAGGTAGAGGTAGAGATAGAGATAGAGATAGGAGGCCTGATTATGACAGACGATCCAGAAATAGCTATCGAAGGGATTATGATAGGAGCGAACATGAAGGGCACCGTCGTGGAGAAGGTAGTTCTCTCCATAGTGGGAGCCGTAGCAGAAGCAGGAGCAGAAGTCAAAGCATTCACGAAAGGATCGGATATGATCAAAATCGTGAAAAGGCACCTGCTTCTAGTAATTTAGCCAAACTTAAGGATCTATATGGTGACTTGAACAACCAAAAGGAGGATGCAGGCAAAGACAAGGGTCGTAGCCGGTCTAGTGGTACTGAGGAGGTGATTAGACTCGGTGGTTCATCATGGAGGTAA
- the LOC140822127 gene encoding pre-mRNA splicing factor SR-like 1 isoform X2 produces MSEIKSAGRSIDLLFEKVLCMNILSSDYFRDLLRLKTYHEVIDEIYTTVTHVEPWMTGNCRGPSTAFCLLYKFFTMKLTVKQMHGLLKHPDSPYIRAA; encoded by the exons ATGTCTGAGATAAAATCAGCTGGAAGATCAATCGATCTACTATTTGAAAAGGTCCTGTGCATGAATATACTTTCTTCTGATTACTTTCGAGACCTTTTGAGATTGAAAACATATCATGAAGTCATTGATGAGATTTATACAACGGTTACACATGTGGAACCATGGATGACTGGCAACTGTCGGGGGCCTTCAACTGCATTCTGCCTTCTCTACAAATTCTTTACGATGAAACTCACTGTCAAGCAAATGCACGGCCTGTTGAAGCACCCAGATTCTCCCTACATAAGAGCA gcataa
- the LOC140821796 gene encoding glutamate decarboxylase-like, with translation MVLSKTASQSDVSVHCTFGSRYVRDSLPRFKLPDNSIPKEAAYQIINDELMLDGNPRLNLASFVTTWMEPECDKLIMASINKNYVDMDEYPVTTELQNRCVNIIAHLFNAPLEDGQAAVGVGTVGSSEAIMLAGLAFKRKWQNKMKELGKPYDKPNIVTGANVQVCWEKFARYFEVELKEVKLRDGYYVMDPEKAVEMVDENTICVAAILGSTLNGEFEDVKLLNDLLLKKNKETGWDTPIHVDAASGGFIAPFLYPELEWDFRLPLVKSINVSGHKYGLVYAGIGWVVWRTKTDLPEELIFHINYLGADQPTFTLNFSKGSSQVIAQYYQLIRLGYEGYQNIMENCQENAMVLKQGLERTGRFNIISKDHGVPLVAFSLKDSTRHNEFEISETLRRFGWIVPAYTMPPDAQHVTVLRVVIREDFSRTLAERLVLDIEKVVHELDSLPARVTEKLAATAVMEEHPPAMVKKTAIQVQREITAAWRKLVADKKKTNGVC, from the exons ATGGTTCTCTCCAAGACCGCCTCCCAATCCGATGTGTCCGTCCACTGCACGTTCGGTTCTCGATACGTTCGAGACAGTCTTCCCAG GTTTAAATTGCCGGATAATTCGATCCCGAAAGAAGCAGCGTACCAGATCATAAACGATGAGCTGATGCTGGACGGGAATCCACGGCTGAATCTAGCATCATTTGTCACGACATGGATGGAACCTGAGTGTGACAAGCTCATCATGGCCTCCATTAACAAAAACTACGTAGACATGGATGAGTATCCTGTCACCACTGAGCTACAG AATCGATGTGTCAACATCATTGCACATCTATTTAACGCACCACTCGAGGACGGCCAGGCGGCCGTAGGCGTGGGGACTGTTGGTTCGTCGGAGGCCATTATGCTGGCTGGGCTAGCGTTCAAGAGAAAATGGCAGAACAAGATGAAAGAACTTGGCAAACCCTACGACAAGCCCAACATTGTAACCGGTGCGAATGTTCAGGTATGTTGGGAGAAATTCGCACGTTACTTCGAAGTGGAGCTTAAGGAAGTTAAATTGAGAGATGGGTACTATGTTATGGACCCCGAGAAGGCTGTGGAAATGGTGGATGAGAACACTATCTGCGTGGCAGCGATCCTGGGTTCGACCCTGAATGGCGAGTTCGAAGATGTTAAACTATTGAACGATCTCTTGCTCAAGAAGAACAAAGAAACCGG ATGGGATACACCAATCCACGTGGATGCTGCAAGTGGGGGGTTCATTGCGCCATTCCTTTATCCAGAATTGGAGTGGGATTTTAGGTTGCCATTGGTGAAAAGTATAAACGTGAGTGGGCACAAGTATGGGCTAGTGTACGCTGGAATTGGTTGGGTTGTGTGGAGGACCAAAACGGACTTGCCAGAGGAACTCATTTTTCACATCAACTATCTCGGAGCCGATCAGCCCACTTTTACACTCAATTTCTCTAAAg GTTCTAGTCAGGTCATTGCTCAGTACTATCAGCTTATTCGTTTGGGTTACGAG GGTTACCAAAACATAATGGAAAACTGTCAGGAGAACGCCATGGTACTCAAACAAGGTCTAGAGCGCACAGGACGCTTCAACATCATCTCCAAAGATCATGGAGTACCGCTTGTGGCATTCTCCCTCAAGGACAGCACCCGCCACAACGAGTTCGAAATCTCCGAAACGCTCCGCCGCTTTGGATGGATTGTCCCCGCCTACACCATGCCTCCAGACGCCCAGCACGTGACAGTACTTCGTGTGGTGATTCGAGAGGATTTTTCGAGGACGCTAGCCGAGAGGCTTGTCTTGGACATAGAGAAGGTCGTCCATGAGCTCGATTCTCTCCCGGCTAGGGTCACAGAGAAACTCGCTGCCACTGCTGTGATGGAGGAACACCCCCCGGCCATGGTGAAGAAGACGGCGATACAGGTGCAGAGGGAGATCACTGCTGCTTGGAGGAAGCTGGTTGCTGACAAGAAGAAAACTAATGGAGTTTGCTAG